Genomic DNA from Candidatus Sulfurimonas marisnigri:
TCAACCATTTTTCCAGCTTTTATATCTTTTATTATTGCTCTGAAAATTGCATCAATATTTATACCTGGATGTTCAAAGAATGTTGTATCTTCTATTGCTGTAAGGGCTTCAATTATTCTAGGAGGAATCTCTTCAAATGAGGCATAGTATCTATGCTTTTTATCAAAAATATTCGCTATTTTATCTCCATTTTTATCATAAATTCTCGTTGTGACATCTGGCTTATAGTTTACTATTGATGATATATCATAACTTTGTCCGACTAAAAAATATCCTAAAATAATAAAAGGAGTTAAAAAGCCAAGAAGCATCAGTGTAAAAAATATATTTTTAAATAGTTTCATATTCTAAAGTTCCTATTGGCAAAATTTGCCTCAATCAGTGTTTTTGTATATTTTACAGTTGGATTTTGCAAGATTGTTTGCATATCTCCAATCTCCATTACTTTGCCATTTTTTATAACACATATATCCTCGCACAAGCTTTTTGCCGAGTTCATATCATGTGTCACAAAAAGTATTTTAAAGCCAAACTCTTTTTGCAGTTTTTTTAATAATTCTAAAATCATCACTCTCGTCTTTGGGTCAAGTGCTGTTGTTGGCTCATCTAGTAACAAAAGTTTAGGTTCAGACTCTAGTGCCATAGCAATTATAACACGTTGAAGTTGCCCACCTGAGAGCTCCGGAGGGAACCTTTGTAAAAGTTCTGCCTCCAACCCAACTTGAGTAAATAGACTTTCTGCTTTCTCAAGAGAGGTAAAAAATTGTTTGTGTATTTTTGTAAGTGGAGAGAGTGCTGTAAATGGGTTTTGAGGTACAAAAGCCAAACTATCACCTGCTCTTAATTCAAAATCACAATCAAATTCCAATTCAACTTCCATACTGCTTGGCAACATACCCAAAAGTGCTTTTAGTGTTAAACTTTTCCCACTTCCACTCTGCCCAACAAGCGCTAAAGAGGATGATATGTTAAAAGATATATCAACTAATGTTTTATCATCTAGAGTTATATGCAGCTTTGAGATATTCATATTTTTATTTTAGCTAAATTTATACATAACTCTCTTAACTGCTCACAACTGTTGCCTAATCTTGCGATGACTCTTATTATAGCTTTGTCTACTGTTGGCTGTCTTATACCGCCTACAGCGAATCCTTGGCGTTTTAGCTCATCTCGAATTTCTATAACTTTTTTGTTATCATCAATAACAATTGGGACAATAAGAGCCTCTGTTTTTATACCGAGTTCTTTAAAAATTATTTCTTTTCTTTGCTCTATTTCACCCTTTAAAAACTCTACATTTTTCAACATATAAATTAGAGCATTATGTGCCAAAAGCGTGTCATAAAGAGATAGAGAAGTTGCATATATAATTGGTTTTGCACGATTAATTAAATACTCTACAATATGCTCTGATGCCAAAATAAATGCACCAAAACTCCCATAAGCTTTTCCTAGTGTTCCCATCTTTATATAATTTTGTTTTATATCCACCCCATAGTAATCAAATGCGCCCATTAGCTTGTCACCTATAACTCCACTACTATGTGCTTCATCTACTATAAGAAGTGCATCATATCTGTCAGCTATGGAAAAAATATCTTTATGAACTATGTCTCCATCCATTGAGTATATCCCCTCAACTGCGACTATCTTTCTTTTTGCTACTGAGTGCTTTAGTAAATCTTCCAACTCATCCATGTTATTGTGAGAAAAAAACTCTACATGTAGATTGTTTAGATTGGAAGCCAACACTCCAGAAGCATGGTATTTCTCATCCATAAACAAAGTATCGCCTCTTCTAACCAATGACTCAATCAGAGCTATATTTGCATTAAATCCACT
This window encodes:
- a CDS encoding ATP-binding cassette domain-containing protein, whose translation is MNISKLHITLDDKTLVDISFNISSSLALVGQSGSGKSLTLKALLGMLPSSMEVELEFDCDFELRAGDSLAFVPQNPFTALSPLTKIHKQFFTSLEKAESLFTQVGLEAELLQRFPPELSGGQLQRVIIAMALESEPKLLLLDEPTTALDPKTRVMILELLKKLQKEFGFKILFVTHDMNSAKSLCEDICVIKNGKVMEIGDMQTILQNPTVKYTKTLIEANFANRNFRI
- a CDS encoding aminotransferase class I/II-fold pyridoxal phosphate-dependent enzyme; amino-acid sequence: MYYDNELKALRKSGRYRSREVVDNSVLDFASNDYLGLAHNLELHNATCKALSKLPLHSSKASLLVNGYHQIHKNFESALCEANGFEDAVIVGSGFNANIALIESLVRRGDTLFMDEKYHASGVLASNLNNLHVEFFSHNNMDELEDLLKHSVAKRKIVAVEGIYSMDGDIVHKDIFSIADRYDALLIVDEAHSSGVIGDKLMGAFDYYGVDIKQNYIKMGTLGKAYGSFGAFILASEHIVEYLINRAKPIIYATSLSLYDTLLAHNALIYMLKNVEFLKGEIEQRKEIIFKELGIKTEALIVPIVIDDNKKVIEIRDELKRQGFAVGGIRQPTVDKAIIRVIARLGNSCEQLRELCINLAKIKI